A stretch of DNA from Leptospira barantonii:
GTGATTTCTTCCCTTGCATATCCTCTTTGCCAATCGGCCTTTCCGATGACCGTGTCCGTTCTTTGAAGGGATCGTTTTCCACCTTGCAAAAGCAAGGCTTTCCACTCCGGATGAGAATCCACGAGTCTTAAAAGAGTTTGGTATTCTTTTTGATCCGGTTTTTCCAAAAAGGAAAGGCTGAAAAGAAATTCTTCGCTTTGCGGAACCGACTCGCTTGTTTGGGAAGAAGATTCAAAAATTGTAAAGTACGGATTTTCTTTTAAGGAATCCAATTCCAACCTGGGAATCACTTCCAATAAAAAAGGTTTTTTGTAATCGTAACATTCGCTCGAATCGATCAAGATGTAAAACGGAAACGCCTTCGGGATTTTTGCGAAACGTTCGTTTGACAAAAGGGTTTCGAAGATCTTTCGAATCGTCTTTTCGAATAAAAGAAGTTTAATATGAACGTGAAGATCCTTTCCTTTGAGTTTTTCTCCGAGGTAACTAACGTTGTATTTTCTATCGCCGAGATCGTATATAAAATCGTAGGACTCGGAACTTTCTCCTTTCGGATAAGAATCCGCATCCCAGATGAGTTCGTGATTGAGCCCGAAAATTCCGGAGATTTCGCGAGTTTCCAAATCGAAATGAACCGAATCCATAACCGCGGTACAGAATTCGTAGTCGCTCATCTTAAAATGAAATCCGTTGAACGGTCTGAACTTGTGAGAGCGCAGGCTTTCTTCGTTGATGCTGTCTTCCAGATTTTCAAGAATTCGTTCTATACGACTTTCCAAAGGCTCCGAGAAATGAAACGAGTTTATCATTTCTTGAAAATGAGAATATAGGGTTTGTTGTTTTTCGCCGTCTTCGTCGTGAAGAAAATCCGTAGGACTTCCTTTTTTATACTGATTGGGTTCGTTTTTAAAAATGAAGTCGAGAAGGTGCATGGCTCCTTCGAAATCAAAGTTTTGTAATTTTTCGAAATAATGAGAGTAGTATTTCGATGTAGTTTCTTGATTGAAGTCCGTCGGTTTAAAAATCATAAGAGACCGTCTTTGTCGGAAGTGTTCGGTAGGATAACAAAGAACGATTCAAAAGTCTTTTCACTTTTTCATTTTTATTTCTATTGAATTTGAATTCAATAGAAAGTGACCGCTTTGCTATAATAGATTCGTAATCGTTTTACAATTCGATAATTTACTTGGAAACGATTCTCGGGTCGTTTCGGGTCTTTGTCCACTTTGGGTTCCGTTTGAGTCGTAAGGTGTGGGAACTACCACATTCTCCGGAAATCTTTTTCGTGGAACCGGGTTTCCCGCTTCAAAAAAGAGAGGAATTTTCTGACAGACCGGAAAATAAGAGTATTCTGACGCAAATTCGGCAGTTGGAAAAAAACTTTTCTACATGAAAATAGAAGCAATCTACAGATACTTTCTCATCACCCCCGCCACACATTTGCCGGTTGTGAACGAGTCGGGAGATCTTGTAGGTTTATTATCCCGTAAGCAGATTCAGATGGAAATGGCCGATCTAAGTTCATCGGAACGAGAATATTCCGAACTTCCCGAATCTTTTTTAGAAACGGAAATCCCCGAATCATTTTTCCAATACTTTCAACGACAAAAGTCGATTCCCGTTCTTTCCAAAACCGGCGAAAAAAAGGAAGAATGGGATAAGGTCCAAGTAATGGCCGGGCTTGGCAAACTTGTATCCGCGAACCGCCCGACCGAATCGCCCGTCACCGAGGAAAAAAAACAAGAACAGGAGCAGAGTTCCCGCTTTTGGTTCATGGAACTCATCTTACAAAACTTTCCCGACGGACTTCTCGCTACCGACTTGGAAGGAAGTTCGATCTTTTACAACGAAACCTTCGAGCAGGAGATTCTTCCCAAAAAGTATTTTAGGGATTCGATTCTACAAGCGGAACGATTGCTCAAGGAAATGAGTAAGAATCTTCTGGCCGATTATCTAAAATCGAACGAACTTCGGTTGGACGGAAATTCTCCCTTTTCCTTGCAGACATACGTAACCGATCTCGAATGCAACGTAAGAATCATCGTTCTCAAACAAGGTCCGAAGATCGTCGGTTATCTTTATCATTTCGTTTCTCCTCGTTCCGTTTTGGGCCGTCAGGATGAAAGCGGTTTGGAATTTCCGTCGGTGAGCGATGCGTTCTTTCAAAAACTTCCTCTGGAAACCATGCTCAAAGAAGTGGAAAGTTCGTTTATCTTTCATTCGTTAAAGCGAAATCAGGACAATATATCGCATACCGCACTCGAGTTAGGCGTTCCTCGAACCACTCTTCAAAATAGAATCAAGTTTCTGGAACTACAAAGTCGTTATTCTCTTTCCAGGGAGAATCCGATTCCCCGTAAAAAGGCGGGTTCTTTCGTTTCTTCCGACGAGAAGAATGAACCACCGACAAAGTCCGCTTCGGAAACATCCAAGACCTCTAACGTTTCGAAACCTTCTTCCTCGTCCAAAAAACAAGGGAAGAATCCGTCAAAATCCAATTCTTCTCAAAAGAAGAATGTTTCCTCAAAATCGAACGTTTCAAAGGCTTCCGCAAAAAAAAGAAAACCTCGCTGAATAATTTCGTTGACAGCCTTCCTTTAAATCAGTTATCTCATGAGTAGAGCCGATCTTTAACAAGATCTCTTCTCCAACCTGTATTTTCTAAAATAAAATCTCAAAAAGGCGAATCCTTCCCCTTTTTTAAAACTCAAGTAGCTCCTAATATGGCAACAGCAAGACGAGACAATAAGAACAGACACCACCACCAAAATAATAACCACAACCAAAACGATTCCGAAACGACCGATTCTTCCATCGAAGAAGAAGGTTCCGGTCAGGAATCACAGGACTTTGATTCCTCCGAAGGCGGAGATCAAAGAGCCCGCAAACGCAAGAGGGGCGGTTACGATGGTCCCACTCCGGCTCCCATCGATCTCGTAGAACTTAAGAAAAAAGCGATCGCCGATCTGATCGAAGTCGCAAAAGGTCTCGGTGTTGAAAACACCGGCGGTTTAAAAAAACAAAACTTAATCTTCGCCATTCTTCAGGCCCAAGCCGAAAGAGACGGTCAGGTTCACGCGGCCGGCGTCATGGAAAAACTTCCGGATGGTTACGGCTTTTTAAGATCTCCGGACTATAACTACGTTCCGGGTCCGGATGATATTTACGTTTCTCCTTCTCAAATCAAACTCTTCGGTTTAAGAACCGGGGATACGGTGGAAGGTCAAATCCGTCCTCCGAAAGAATCCGAAAGATTCTTTGCGATGCTTCGTGTGGAAACCGTAAACGGTTATACTCCGGATGTTGCGGGCAAACGCGCTCTTTTCGATAACTTAACTCCTCTTTATCCGAATGAAAGACTCAAGATGGAATACGATCCATCCATGCTCGACACGAGAATTTTGGATCTTATGTGTCCGATCGGAAAAGGACAAAGAGCGCTCATCGTTGCTCCTCCGAGAACCGGTAAAACGATTCTCATGCAGAACATCGCAAACGCGATCACTTCCAATCATCCCGAATGTACTTTGATCGTCCTTCTGATCGACGAACGTCCGGAAGAAGTTACCGATATGGCACGCCACGTTCGCGGTGAAGTGGTTTCTTCTACGTTCGATGAACCGGCTCAAAGACACGTTCAAGTCGCAGAGATGGTGATCGAAAAAGCGAAACGTCTCGTGGAACACGGAAAAGACGTCGTTATTCTTTTGGATTCGATCACTCGTTTGGCTCGTGCTTATAACCAGGTGATTCCTACTTCCGGTAAAATTCTTTCCGGTGGGGTGGATTCGAACGCGCTTCACAAACCGAAACGTTTCTTTGGAGCGGCCAGAAATATCGAAGAGGGTGGTTCTTTGACCATCATCGCAACCGCTTTGATCGACACCGGTTCCAAAATGGACGAGGTGATTTTCGAGGAATTCAAAGGAACCGGTAACATGGAAATCCACCTGGATCGGAAACTTTCCGACAAACGGATTTTCCCGGCCATCGACATCAATAAGTCCGGAACTCGTAAGGAAGAACTTTTAATCACTCGAGACGTTCTTCAGAAAGTGTTTGTCCTTCGAAAAGTACTTTCTCCTATGAGCATCACGGAAAGCATGGAATTATTACTGGAAAAAATGCGTCTTTCCAAGACAAACGACGCCTTTTTGGCCAGTATGAATACCCAATAAGCGCTTACAAAGGGAATTTATGAAAACCGGAATTCATCCAAACTATAGAGTAGCAAAAATCAGCTGTGCATCCTGTGGAACCGTATACGATACGAGAACTTCTATCGGAGACATCAACATAGAAATTTGCGCGGCTTGCCACCCATTCTTTACCGGAAAATCCAAACTTGTGGATACGACCGGTCGAGTTGACAAGTTCAAGAAAAAATACAAGATGCAGTGAGAGTTTTCTCTCTCCAATTCTTCTTTATGCCGTCTAAAAACCGGGCAGGGAAAATTTCATGAGTGTAATGGACTTCGCACGGTATAAGCAGATCAACGACGATCGAATCAACTATCGAGAGATGGAGGATGCGACCGTCGTTTCTAATTATAGAAACGTAGGTTGTGGAGACGGCTACCGCATTTATCTCAAAATCGATTCCAGCGATCACGTCACGGACGCAAGTTACACAACAACCGGTTGTGGATTCGGAATCGTCGCACTCGCGATGGCTACCGAATTTGCAAAAGGCAAAACCATCGACGAACTCAAAGTAGTAACTCCCGCCGATCTCGAAAAGATGTTCGAGTTTCCCGAAAGACGTAAGAATTATCCCGAGTCGGCAGTGGCCGCGCTTTTACAAGCAGTCCGCGATTACGAAAGCGGAGAAGGGGTTCCCAAAGAAAAAAGAATCACCGCGGGCAAGGCACTGGAGATTCTCAAAGAAAAAGGTTCCCTCAAAGACGAGGACCTTTCCAGCATCATATTAGAAAAACAGAATTTTGACGGGGTTGATTTCTCCGGGGCCAATCTCGGGCACGCGTTCCTCCAGAATTCTTCCTTTGTGGGCGCGAACTTTTCGGGCGCTAAACTCAGAGGTTCCTTCTTAAACAACGCGGATCTGAGAAACTCCAATTTTAGAGGAGCCGATCTTCGTTGGGCAAAACTTGCCGGCGCTAATATCGAAGGCGCGGATTTTACGGACGCGATCTACGATATCGGAACAAGGCTGGATCAAAAACAAATCCATCTGTTTAGCGTGATGAAAAAAGAAGGAAAAGATCTTTATCTTAACAAAGAGGCCGAATGAAAGCGGGAGATAAGTTAAAGATCATTAAAAGAACGTTTCTTCACAACGGAATTTTTGTTCACACCAATACGATCGTCGAAGTGATTTCTTTCGAGGACGAAAAGTTGGTCGTTCTCTTTCACGACAAAGAAGGTTTCACTCATAACATCGAATCGCTCACGCCGGCCGATGTAGTTCCGGCTTAAGTCGCTTCTTACATTCTTAAGAAGTCTCGTTGTTCCTTATCTTCTCTTTCTCTTCTGCGTTTTTCCTTTTCTTGTCTGATCAATTCTTCAGGCGTCCAGGATCTGGCAGGTTTGTCCTTTTTTAAGTCTTGAGAAGAAGTGTTGCCCGTTTTGGTTTCTTTTTTTTCGGATTCGTTCGGTTTGAATTCGGTTCTATTTTGATTCGAAGTGGAATCGGATTTTTCCTGAATTTTACCCTGTTCGTATTTCTGTTTTTTCAGGTAATCGCCGGGATCATAACCGGTTTTGGAAGTTCCCGAAGTCTTTGAATCTTTTCCGGACTGAGCGTCCACACGATCCAGTTTTAAACCGGACTTGGTATTGAGTCCCGTATTTCCGTTTTTCTCGTTTGGAGTAGTGCCCGAGTTCGAACTCGTGGTGTTGTTTGTATTGGAACCGGTCGTAGATCTGTAATTCGGATTTCCGTTGTCGTACTTTCCATAGTTCGAATCGTTTGCGGAAGAATTCGGATCGGAACCCGCAGTCGAAGATGTGTTGGAAGAACTTGTATTGTTCGAATTCGAACCGGAGGTTGTAGAACTATCCGTAGTAGAACCGTTGTTAGTGGATCCGGTGGAATTATTAGCCGCCGCTTGCAACGATTCTGTAGTTTGAATGCTCGCCGCAACCGGAAATAATTTTTCAAAACCGTCCAAAGATTTGCGAGGCAACATAGGAAACGGATTGCTCGGATCCGCTTTGATCGTTCCGGAAAGAACCGCGTATTCCAGAGTTTTTTGATTCTTCTTTTTTTCTACGTTTACGATTCCTTCCACAAGTTTTAAAACCCCGTCGCCGGAACGGATTCCGAGCGAGGAAGGATTCTCCTTGTCAGTCGGCCTTCTCGTTACCTGCAAGCCGCCTACAGAAATTTCAAGATTGGCGCGGTTGTCCAAGTAATCGATAAAGACCATGGAGTTCTCGGCGATCATGATCTCGGTTCCGTCCAAAAGTCTGAGTTTTACTTGAGAACCTTCGGCGGTTAAAATCGTGTCCCGGTTTTGAATCGAGTTTCCGACCTCGACTTCTTTCCAGACGACTTCCGAATCGTATTTTCTTTGGATCGTATTGGATTTATGAAGAATGGTTCCGATTACTTTTTGCGAACCCTGATATCCGTACTGAGTATAATCGTATATGAATACCGCCGTAAACAACACCACGTTGAATACGAGTATAAACAGGATAGGTCGGTCGCCTGAAAGAAATCGATCTTTCATATCCGTTATTTAGACCCGCCCGGTTTGAATTCCATTCCGATTTGTTTTCGAAGTTCCTTCAGATTTTTTGGACAATTCTTATCCTTTGTATGGCCTAAAACCGCGTAGATGGTTTGCAGGGATTGTTTTCCCTTTACCTTGATGGGTTTTAGTTTTTCCAAATTGAAGATACCTTTTACTTTTTCGTAAGAGTTTCCGGTAATGAGAATATCCGCTCCGAATACTTTTGTCAAAGATTCCACTCTGGAAGCGAGGTTCACGGTATCTCCGATGACCGTGTATTCCAATCTGTCTTCGGAACCGATTTGGCCCGCGATGACTTGTCCGGTATTGATCCCGATTCCGATAAAAATTTTCGGTTTTTTATCGGTTCCTCTTCCTTTGTTGAATTGAAGAAGGCTCTTTCGCATATCGAGCGCGGCGTTGATCGCTTTTTCGGTGTCGAAATCGGTATGTCCCAATTCTCCCCAAACCGCCATGATCGCGTCTCCGATGTATTTGTTGACGCTTCCGCCGTTTGCGTTGATACACTTGACCATCGCGGTAAAGTATTGATTTAAGAATTCTACAACTAGTTCCGGTTCGATCTTTTCGGAGATGGAGGTGAAGTTACGGATGTCCGAAAAGAGAATCACACATTCTCTTTTGTCTCCTCCGAGTTTGACCTCTCCCTTGAGAACCATTTCGGCGATGTCCTTGTTTACGAACTTTCCGAATGCGTCCTTCATCTTGTCTCGATCCGAAAGTCCTTTACCCATTTCCACGAAAGACGCGGTGAGTTTTCCGATTTCGTCTCCGGACTCGGGTTCGAGGGTGAGTTGAAAATTTCCCTGTTCGATTTCTTTCGATGCGTCCACGAGTTTGAGAATCGGTCTGGTCAATCTTCTCGAATAAAAGAATACGAATAGAATGGAAACGTTCACCACGACGAACATCAGATAGATGTTTCTTTTTTGAATGTTATAAACTTCTTCGAAGGCTTTCTTTTCGGACGTGCTCGAGATCACTCCGAGTCCGGCGTATCCGATTCTTCTAAAAGAACCGAGATAGAATTGATTGTCCTTTCCCTTGTAACGGGTTTGTCCGTTGCTGATGGAACTTTCCAATAAATTTTTAACGATCGGATCGTCCGATAGGTTTGTCGGCTGGAGAATCAATTTCGGATCCGAATGTGCGATCAGTTTTCCGTCCTGGCCCACGAGAAAAAATTGAGTGATCCCGGACGTTTTAAAAGAATCTAATATAGAATCCATTCTCACGAGAGAAACCACAACCGCGGAGTTCACCCCGTCTCCGATCACGACGGAAAGATAAAGAACCGGTCTTTGAAAATCGGGTGAAACGTTGAAGACCAATGGTTTTCCGATCTGAGCTTTTTTTTGTCCGTTTAAATATTTACGAACGATTTTGTCCGCGTCTTCCGCGTTGGTTTTGAAATCTTTGAGAGTGGAGTCGCTCGCGATCCGTTTTACTCCGACGTAGTCGGGTCCTTCTTTTCTGAAAATCTTCAGATAAAAAATATCCTCTTCGTTTTGGAGGATATCGTTCGATTCTTCCGTGCCGGCTACGGATCTTGCGAGAAGCAAAGAACGTTTTGTTAAGGATGCGATATCCGAACGCACTTTCTGACTGATCACGTCGGTCAGTTTCAAGTTGTTTTCCTTGATTCTTACCTCGTTGTCCGATTTGAAAAAGTACGTGGCGAGAGCGATGATCACTCCCAGAGAAACGAGAATGATGAACGAAATGATCACCATCAGTTTTTGGCGGATATTCCAGTTGTACAAATTGAGAAATGAATTCATAACGTTTCCGTTCGGCTTGTATCCGATAAAAGAGTCTATGTCATTCTGAATAATCCACAAAACAACACTATTTTGCGGATTCTCTTAAAATGATCGGATTCCGGGGTTCCAGAATCCAGTAAAATAACTATTTATACTTAGGTCTCTACTCTATAAAAATATCGGAAGTGGATTAAAGAACGGAATGGGCCTCGGTGGATTTGATAGGTTGGACTATGAGACGGGAGAAAAGCGAAATTTATTCCCGGGAATGAAATACAATTCCTCGGGAACG
This window harbors:
- a CDS encoding FecR family protein, with protein sequence MKDRFLSGDRPILFILVFNVVLFTAVFIYDYTQYGYQGSQKVIGTILHKSNTIQRKYDSEVVWKEVEVGNSIQNRDTILTAEGSQVKLRLLDGTEIMIAENSMVFIDYLDNRANLEISVGGLQVTRRPTDKENPSSLGIRSGDGVLKLVEGIVNVEKKKNQKTLEYAVLSGTIKADPSNPFPMLPRKSLDGFEKLFPVAASIQTTESLQAAANNSTGSTNNGSTTDSSTTSGSNSNNTSSSNTSSTAGSDPNSSANDSNYGKYDNGNPNYRSTTGSNTNNTTSSNSGTTPNEKNGNTGLNTKSGLKLDRVDAQSGKDSKTSGTSKTGYDPGDYLKKQKYEQGKIQEKSDSTSNQNRTEFKPNESEKKETKTGNTSSQDLKKDKPARSWTPEELIRQEKEKRRREREDKEQRDFLRM
- a CDS encoding CBS domain-containing protein; protein product: MKIEAIYRYFLITPATHLPVVNESGDLVGLLSRKQIQMEMADLSSSEREYSELPESFLETEIPESFFQYFQRQKSIPVLSKTGEKKEEWDKVQVMAGLGKLVSANRPTESPVTEEKKQEQEQSSRFWFMELILQNFPDGLLATDLEGSSIFYNETFEQEILPKKYFRDSILQAERLLKEMSKNLLADYLKSNELRLDGNSPFSLQTYVTDLECNVRIIVLKQGPKIVGYLYHFVSPRSVLGRQDESGLEFPSVSDAFFQKLPLETMLKEVESSFIFHSLKRNQDNISHTALELGVPRTTLQNRIKFLELQSRYSLSRENPIPRKKAGSFVSSDEKNEPPTKSASETSKTSNVSKPSSSSKKQGKNPSKSNSSQKKNVSSKSNVSKASAKKRKPR
- the rho gene encoding transcription termination factor Rho; its protein translation is MATARRDNKNRHHHQNNNHNQNDSETTDSSIEEEGSGQESQDFDSSEGGDQRARKRKRGGYDGPTPAPIDLVELKKKAIADLIEVAKGLGVENTGGLKKQNLIFAILQAQAERDGQVHAAGVMEKLPDGYGFLRSPDYNYVPGPDDIYVSPSQIKLFGLRTGDTVEGQIRPPKESERFFAMLRVETVNGYTPDVAGKRALFDNLTPLYPNERLKMEYDPSMLDTRILDLMCPIGKGQRALIVAPPRTGKTILMQNIANAITSNHPECTLIVLLIDERPEEVTDMARHVRGEVVSSTFDEPAQRHVQVAEMVIEKAKRLVEHGKDVVILLDSITRLARAYNQVIPTSGKILSGGVDSNALHKPKRFFGAARNIEEGGSLTIIATALIDTGSKMDEVIFEEFKGTGNMEIHLDRKLSDKRIFPAIDINKSGTRKEELLITRDVLQKVFVLRKVLSPMSITESMELLLEKMRLSKTNDAFLASMNTQ
- a CDS encoding adenylate/guanylate cyclase domain-containing protein yields the protein MNSFLNLYNWNIRQKLMVIISFIILVSLGVIIALATYFFKSDNEVRIKENNLKLTDVISQKVRSDIASLTKRSLLLARSVAGTEESNDILQNEEDIFYLKIFRKEGPDYVGVKRIASDSTLKDFKTNAEDADKIVRKYLNGQKKAQIGKPLVFNVSPDFQRPVLYLSVVIGDGVNSAVVVSLVRMDSILDSFKTSGITQFFLVGQDGKLIAHSDPKLILQPTNLSDDPIVKNLLESSISNGQTRYKGKDNQFYLGSFRRIGYAGLGVISSTSEKKAFEEVYNIQKRNIYLMFVVVNVSILFVFFYSRRLTRPILKLVDASKEIEQGNFQLTLEPESGDEIGKLTASFVEMGKGLSDRDKMKDAFGKFVNKDIAEMVLKGEVKLGGDKRECVILFSDIRNFTSISEKIEPELVVEFLNQYFTAMVKCINANGGSVNKYIGDAIMAVWGELGHTDFDTEKAINAALDMRKSLLQFNKGRGTDKKPKIFIGIGINTGQVIAGQIGSEDRLEYTVIGDTVNLASRVESLTKVFGADILITGNSYEKVKGIFNLEKLKPIKVKGKQSLQTIYAVLGHTKDKNCPKNLKELRKQIGMEFKPGGSK
- the rpmE gene encoding 50S ribosomal protein L31, which produces MKTGIHPNYRVAKISCASCGTVYDTRTSIGDINIEICAACHPFFTGKSKLVDTTGRVDKFKKKYKMQ
- a CDS encoding pentapeptide repeat-containing protein, whose product is MSVMDFARYKQINDDRINYREMEDATVVSNYRNVGCGDGYRIYLKIDSSDHVTDASYTTTGCGFGIVALAMATEFAKGKTIDELKVVTPADLEKMFEFPERRKNYPESAVAALLQAVRDYESGEGVPKEKRITAGKALEILKEKGSLKDEDLSSIILEKQNFDGVDFSGANLGHAFLQNSSFVGANFSGAKLRGSFLNNADLRNSNFRGADLRWAKLAGANIEGADFTDAIYDIGTRLDQKQIHLFSVMKKEGKDLYLNKEAE